One part of the Methylobacterium terrae genome encodes these proteins:
- a CDS encoding quinoprotein relay system zinc metallohydrolase 2, giving the protein MPLLGAPAGASDGPVRATVGEAAADPLPVQEVAPGVFVYAAPYALAGRGNAGAIANVGFVIGRDAVAVIDTGGSLAAGRRLLAALRERTALPVRYVINTHVHPDHVLGNAAFADGGATFVGHRALPEALAARTDSYLRANADLVGPDFAGTRIVPPTLLVSTRLDLDLGGRVLHLEAWPTAHTNSDLTVRDEGSDTWFLGDLLFVGHVPALDGRLTGWIATLRALRARPAARVVPGHGPAAVPWPAAAGPIDRYLAALDEQVRAMVRDGTPIGEAGRAARDEAGAWALFDDFNARNATAAYQELEWE; this is encoded by the coding sequence CTGCCGCTCCTCGGCGCGCCGGCCGGGGCCTCTGACGGGCCGGTGCGGGCGACGGTCGGCGAGGCCGCCGCGGACCCCCTGCCGGTGCAGGAGGTCGCGCCCGGCGTCTTCGTCTACGCCGCGCCCTACGCGCTGGCCGGGCGCGGCAATGCCGGCGCCATCGCCAATGTCGGCTTCGTGATCGGCCGCGACGCGGTCGCGGTGATCGATACCGGCGGCAGCCTGGCGGCGGGGCGACGCCTGCTCGCGGCCCTGCGCGAGCGCACCGCCCTGCCGGTGCGCTACGTGATCAACACCCACGTCCACCCCGATCACGTGCTCGGCAACGCCGCCTTCGCGGACGGGGGCGCGACCTTCGTCGGCCACCGCGCCCTGCCGGAGGCGCTGGCGGCGCGGACGGATTCGTACCTGCGGGCCAATGCCGACCTCGTCGGCCCCGACTTCGCGGGCACCCGGATCGTGCCGCCAACGCTGCTGGTCTCGACGCGCCTCGACCTCGACCTCGGCGGGCGGGTGCTGCATCTCGAGGCCTGGCCGACCGCCCACACCAACAGCGACCTCACCGTGCGCGACGAGGGCAGCGACACCTGGTTCCTCGGCGACCTGCTGTTCGTTGGCCACGTCCCCGCCCTCGACGGGCGCCTCACCGGCTGGATCGCGACCCTGCGCGCCCTGCGGGCGCGGCCCGCCGCCCGGGTCGTGCCGGGGCACGGGCCCGCCGCCGTCCCGTGGCCGGCCGCCGCGGGGCCGATCGACCGCTACCTCGCGGCCCTGGACGAGCAGGTGCGGGCGATGGTGCGCGACGGCACACCGATCGGCGAGGCCGGCCGCGCCGCCCGGGACGAGGCGGGGGCGTGGGCCCTGTTCGACGACTTCAACGCCCGCAACGCCACCGCCGCCTACCAGGAATTGGAGTGGGAGTAG
- the xoxJ gene encoding rare earth element methanol dehydrogenase accessory protein XoxJ — MARVPLPATLLAAGLALAAPARAQNLPDLVTPDTLRVCADPGNMPFSERKGDGFENRIAQILADELKVKLRYYWLTQGPGFVRNTLGTGLCDVIVGSAFGSELVQHTNPYYRSPYVLVSRRGSFDGLTGLDDPRLKGKAIGVIVGTPPVDRMGAVGLVPTMKPYPPYQFDPARPHQTVSAEIVADVAAGKLDAAVLWGPAAGWLAKEAGKQAGGLDVVPLLREPDRPPLSYRIAMGVRHGENEWKRVLNTALRKRRAEIEAVLRDYAVPLLDEEENRLLPADPKP, encoded by the coding sequence ATGGCGCGGGTACCTCTCCCAGCGACGCTCCTGGCGGCCGGCCTCGCGCTGGCCGCCCCCGCGCGGGCGCAGAACCTGCCCGACCTCGTCACCCCCGACACCCTGCGGGTCTGCGCCGATCCCGGCAACATGCCGTTCTCGGAGCGCAAGGGGGACGGCTTCGAGAACCGCATCGCGCAGATCCTCGCCGACGAGCTGAAGGTGAAGCTGCGCTATTACTGGCTCACCCAGGGGCCAGGCTTCGTGCGCAACACGCTCGGCACCGGCCTGTGCGACGTCATCGTCGGCTCCGCCTTCGGCAGCGAGCTGGTGCAGCACACCAACCCCTATTACCGCTCTCCCTACGTCCTGGTGTCGCGCCGCGGCAGCTTCGATGGGCTGACCGGGCTCGACGACCCGCGCCTCAAGGGCAAGGCGATCGGCGTCATCGTCGGCACCCCGCCGGTCGACCGCATGGGCGCAGTCGGCCTCGTGCCGACGATGAAGCCCTATCCACCCTACCAGTTCGATCCGGCGCGCCCGCACCAGACCGTCTCGGCCGAGATCGTCGCCGACGTCGCCGCGGGCAAGCTCGACGCCGCGGTGCTGTGGGGCCCGGCCGCCGGCTGGCTCGCCAAGGAGGCCGGCAAGCAGGCCGGAGGCCTCGATGTCGTGCCGCTGCTGCGCGAGCCCGACCGGCCGCCGCTCTCCTACCGCATCGCCATGGGGGTGCGGCACGGCGAGAACGAGTGGAAGCGGGTCCTCAACACGGCGCTGCGCAAGCGCCGGGCCGAGATCGAGGCGGTCCTGCGCGACTACGCCGTGCCGCTCCTCGACGAGGAGGAGAACCGGCTGCTGCCGGCGGATCCCAAGCCGTGA
- the folK gene encoding 2-amino-4-hydroxy-6-hydroxymethyldihydropteridine diphosphokinase: MAEAYLGLGSNLGDKAAMLDAAVAALAATPGLAVTARSRHYRTPPWGDTDQDWFLNAAIGIETTLSPHALLEACLSAETRLGRVRERRWGPRVIDIDVLHYAGATVSDERLVLPHRFLRERAFVLVPLAEIAPALVIGGETVAEALARLDRSGIEPEADPGSR, translated from the coding sequence GTGGCTGAGGCTTACCTGGGTCTCGGCAGCAACCTCGGCGACAAGGCCGCGATGCTCGACGCAGCGGTAGCGGCGCTCGCCGCCACGCCCGGCCTCGCGGTGACGGCCCGCTCGCGCCACTACCGCACCCCGCCCTGGGGCGACACCGACCAGGACTGGTTCCTCAACGCCGCGATCGGGATCGAGACGACGCTCTCGCCCCACGCACTGCTGGAGGCCTGCCTGTCCGCCGAGACCCGCCTCGGCCGGGTGCGCGAGCGCCGCTGGGGCCCGCGGGTGATCGACATCGACGTGCTGCACTATGCCGGCGCGACCGTCAGCGACGAGCGCCTGGTGCTGCCCCACCGTTTCCTGCGCGAGCGCGCCTTCGTGCTGGTGCCGCTGGCCGAGATCGCCCCGGCCCTGGTGATCGGGGGGGAGACGGTGGCCGAGGCGCTGGCGCGGCTCGACCGGAGCGGGATCGAGCCGGAGGCGGATCCAGGTTCGCGTTGA
- the folP gene encoding dihydropteroate synthase, producing MGILNVTPDSFSDGGRFQDLDAAREQADRLVQEGAALLDIGGESTRPGHVPVPAEEEQARVLPAIRALGPALPVPISIDTYKASTADAALRAGARIVNDVWGLQREPEIAVVAAHHGAPVVVMHNRESVDPSLDILDEMRAFFERSLAIARRAGIPDRDIVLDPGIGFGKSWEQHLEALRRLPELKALGFPLLVGVSRKSVLGRIHNAATAPADRLFGSIAAHVAAASLGADIVRVHDVRPHVEACQVVDAITRPASRAGA from the coding sequence ATGGGCATCCTCAACGTCACCCCGGACTCGTTCTCGGATGGCGGCCGCTTCCAGGACCTCGACGCCGCGCGGGAGCAGGCCGACCGCCTGGTGCAGGAGGGCGCGGCCCTCCTCGACATCGGCGGCGAATCGACGAGGCCCGGCCACGTCCCGGTACCGGCCGAGGAGGAACAGGCCCGGGTGCTGCCGGCGATCCGGGCGCTCGGCCCCGCCCTCCCCGTCCCGATCTCGATCGACACCTACAAGGCCTCGACCGCGGACGCGGCCCTGAGGGCGGGGGCGCGCATCGTCAACGACGTCTGGGGCCTGCAGCGGGAGCCGGAGATCGCGGTCGTCGCGGCCCATCACGGCGCGCCGGTCGTCGTGATGCACAACCGCGAGAGCGTCGATCCGAGCCTCGACATCCTGGACGAGATGCGGGCCTTCTTCGAGCGCTCGCTCGCCATCGCCCGCCGGGCCGGCATCCCCGACCGCGACATCGTGCTCGATCCCGGCATCGGCTTCGGCAAGAGCTGGGAGCAGCACCTCGAGGCCCTGCGGCGCCTGCCCGAGCTCAAGGCGCTCGGCTTCCCGCTCCTCGTTGGCGTGTCGCGCAAGTCGGTGCTCGGGCGCATCCACAACGCCGCGACCGCGCCGGCCGACCGGCTCTTCGGCTCGATCGCCGCCCACGTCGCCGCCGCGTCGCTGGGGGCCGACATCGTCCGCGTCCACGACGTGCGCCCCCACGTCGAGGCCTGCCAGGTGGTCGACGCGATCACGCGGCCCGCCTCCCGCGCCGGAGCCTGA
- the folB gene encoding dihydroneopterin aldolase, translating into MDRILIHRLAVFARHGVLPEEEVLGQRFYLSLDARLDLGEAGRTDAIGATVSYADLAALAHRIATERRFRLIEALAETIAREALAAFPALDSLTVRIDKPGAPVPLVLDGVAVEITRTRRG; encoded by the coding sequence TTGGACCGCATCCTGATCCACCGCCTCGCGGTCTTCGCCCGGCACGGCGTGCTGCCGGAGGAGGAGGTGCTCGGCCAGCGCTTCTACCTCTCGCTCGACGCCCGCCTCGATCTCGGCGAGGCCGGCCGGACCGACGCGATCGGCGCGACCGTGAGCTACGCCGACCTCGCCGCGCTAGCCCACCGCATCGCCACCGAGCGCCGCTTCCGCCTGATCGAGGCCCTGGCCGAGACGATCGCCCGGGAGGCCCTCGCCGCCTTCCCGGCCCTCGACAGCCTGACCGTGCGGATCGACAAGCCGGGCGCGCCGGTGCCGCTGGTGCTCGACGGCGTCGCGGTCGAGATCACGAGGACGCGCCGTGGCTGA
- a CDS encoding VOC family protein — MRLGYVILYVPDVGASVAFYGRAFGLSPRFVHESGQYAELETGATALAFAEERFVARTCPGFRLNRRSEAPAGVEVGLVADDVPAAFARAVAAGALPVSEPATKPWGQVVAYLRDGDGVLVELCSAMGG, encoded by the coding sequence ATGCGGCTCGGTTACGTGATCCTGTACGTTCCCGACGTCGGGGCGAGCGTCGCGTTCTACGGGCGCGCCTTCGGGCTCTCGCCGCGCTTCGTCCACGAGAGCGGGCAGTACGCCGAACTCGAGACCGGCGCCACGGCGCTGGCCTTCGCGGAGGAGCGGTTCGTCGCCCGGACCTGCCCGGGCTTCCGCCTCAACCGCCGGTCCGAGGCGCCGGCGGGCGTCGAGGTCGGCCTGGTCGCCGACGACGTTCCGGCCGCCTTTGCCCGGGCCGTGGCGGCGGGCGCGCTGCCGGTCTCCGAGCCGGCGACGAAACCCTGGGGCCAGGTCGTCGCCTATCTGCGGGACGGCGACGGCGTGCTGGTGGAGCTGTGCAGCGCCATGGGCGGGTGA
- a CDS encoding quinoprotein dehydrogenase-associated SoxYZ-like carrier encodes MRVLSASVLPALAVVAVLAGPASAQDERPETTWTELRPSVLGDRPIRDGAGLVGLEAPRRAEDAAIVPVTLRIALPEGDARRVKSLTLVVDENPSPVVGTIRFAVPQRHFDLSTRIRVNSYSYVRAIAETEDGALYMTKAYVKAAGGCSAPVVKDPAEAKAHLGRMRFRAFADRGEAQVQVRHPNYSGLQMDQVTRLYTPAWFVESLSVRQGETPLFSMTGGISISEDPTFRFTYAGNAEPVTVAAKDTEGRVFTQTFPAGGGT; translated from the coding sequence ATGAGAGTGCTGTCGGCGAGCGTGCTGCCGGCCCTGGCGGTGGTGGCGGTGCTGGCCGGGCCGGCATCGGCGCAGGACGAGCGGCCCGAGACCACCTGGACCGAGCTGCGCCCCTCCGTCCTGGGCGACCGCCCGATCCGGGACGGGGCCGGGCTGGTCGGCCTGGAGGCGCCCCGGCGCGCCGAGGACGCCGCCATCGTGCCGGTCACCTTGCGGATCGCGCTGCCCGAGGGCGATGCCCGCCGCGTGAAGAGCCTGACCCTCGTGGTGGACGAGAACCCCTCGCCGGTGGTCGGCACGATCCGGTTCGCGGTGCCGCAGCGCCACTTCGACCTCTCCACCCGCATCCGGGTGAATTCCTACTCCTACGTCCGCGCCATCGCCGAGACCGAGGACGGCGCGCTCTACATGACCAAGGCCTACGTCAAGGCGGCGGGCGGCTGCTCGGCGCCGGTGGTCAAGGACCCGGCCGAGGCCAAGGCCCATCTCGGCCGGATGCGCTTCCGCGCCTTCGCGGATCGCGGCGAGGCCCAGGTCCAGGTCCGCCACCCGAACTATTCCGGCCTGCAGATGGACCAGGTGACCCGGCTCTACACCCCGGCCTGGTTCGTCGAATCCCTGAGCGTGCGCCAGGGCGAGACGCCGCTCTTCTCGATGACCGGCGGCATCTCGATCAGCGAGGACCCGACCTTCCGCTTCACCTACGCGGGCAATGCCGAGCCCGTGACGGTGGCGGCCAAGGACACCGAGGGGCGGGTGTTCACGCAGACCTTCCCGGCGGGCGGCGGGACGTGA
- a CDS encoding c-type cytochrome, methanol metabolism-related, whose product MRDLSKAVLRPFVAGLALAAIGMVAVHAEDAKKPDPALANQLNPNDKSAEPDEKLLAKDAAVKVEDGKYFDAAGAPTFHITDNGKKVDWYTYSGYRRYHAECHVCHGPDGMGSTYAPALKDSLKTLSYEEFVGIVVGGKQDVNSSTQKVMPAFGDNKNVTCYMDDLYVYLKARAAGALGRVRPGDKEDKPEAARKAEKECLGG is encoded by the coding sequence TTGCGTGACCTCAGCAAAGCTGTCCTGCGGCCGTTCGTGGCCGGCCTCGCCCTAGCAGCCATCGGGATGGTTGCCGTACATGCTGAGGATGCCAAGAAGCCGGATCCGGCTCTCGCCAACCAGCTCAACCCCAACGACAAGTCCGCCGAGCCCGACGAGAAGCTGCTCGCCAAGGATGCCGCCGTGAAGGTGGAGGACGGCAAGTACTTCGACGCCGCCGGCGCGCCGACCTTCCACATCACCGACAACGGCAAGAAGGTCGACTGGTACACCTATTCGGGTTATCGCCGCTATCACGCCGAGTGCCACGTCTGCCACGGCCCGGACGGCATGGGCTCGACCTACGCCCCGGCGCTGAAGGACTCGCTGAAGACCCTCTCCTACGAGGAATTCGTCGGCATCGTCGTCGGCGGCAAGCAGGACGTGAACTCGTCGACCCAGAAGGTCATGCCGGCCTTCGGCGACAACAAGAACGTCACCTGCTACATGGACGACCTCTACGTCTACCTGAAGGCGCGGGCCGCCGGCGCGCTCGGCCGGGTGCGGCCGGGCGACAAGGAGGACAAGCCGGAGGCGGCGCGCAAGGCGGAGAAGGAGTGCCTGGGCGGCTGA
- a CDS encoding cyclase family protein has protein sequence MRSAALLASVLLGLGPAAADDLSLWSLYDRTLRSAKYIDLTHAFAPVQPVWPGFAGARFKPAQAGRTLEGFAKEGDVFTYETHGFVATAYDLPTDQYGTQLDPPAHWNPRGATISDLPATYTLRPLAVIDISPKVARDEGYHLQVADIAAWEEKHGRIPAGAVVMVRSDWSKRWAEAERFRQKPFPGVSLAALQFLHLERKILFHGHEPLDTDTTPNLEGEAWLMHNNFAQGEGVTNLDQVPEAGALIAIGFAKPLGGTGGFARYVAIAPADWPHGVSAEAVPGAPLPLQPAPLRRDADGVMRPTKP, from the coding sequence ATGCGCAGCGCGGCTCTCCTGGCGAGCGTCCTCCTGGGTCTGGGTCCAGCCGCGGCGGACGACCTCTCCCTCTGGTCGCTCTACGACCGGACGCTGCGCTCGGCGAAGTACATCGATCTCACCCACGCCTTCGCGCCGGTGCAGCCGGTCTGGCCGGGCTTCGCCGGCGCCCGGTTCAAGCCGGCGCAGGCCGGCCGCACCCTGGAGGGGTTTGCCAAGGAAGGCGACGTCTTCACCTACGAGACCCACGGCTTCGTCGCGACCGCCTACGACCTGCCGACCGACCAGTACGGCACCCAGCTCGACCCGCCGGCGCACTGGAATCCGCGCGGCGCCACGATCAGCGACCTGCCGGCGACCTACACCCTGCGGCCGCTCGCGGTCATCGACATCTCGCCGAAGGTGGCGCGGGACGAAGGCTATCACCTCCAGGTCGCCGACATCGCGGCGTGGGAGGAGAAACACGGCCGCATCCCGGCGGGCGCCGTGGTGATGGTGCGCTCGGACTGGTCGAAGCGCTGGGCGGAGGCCGAGCGGTTCCGGCAGAAGCCGTTTCCCGGCGTGAGCCTCGCGGCGCTGCAATTCCTGCACCTCGAGCGCAAGATCCTGTTCCACGGCCACGAGCCGCTCGACACCGACACGACGCCGAACCTCGAGGGCGAGGCCTGGCTGATGCACAACAACTTCGCTCAAGGCGAGGGGGTGACGAACCTCGATCAGGTGCCGGAGGCCGGCGCCCTGATCGCCATCGGCTTCGCCAAGCCTCTCGGCGGCACCGGCGGCTTCGCCCGCTACGTCGCGATCGCGCCGGCGGACTGGCCGCACGGGGTCAGCGCCGAGGCGGTGCCGGGCGCGCCGCTGCCGCTCCAGCCCGCGCCCCTGCGCCGCGATGCCGACGGGGTGATGCGGCCGACGAAACCGTGA
- the tsaA gene encoding tRNA (N6-threonylcarbamoyladenosine(37)-N6)-methyltransferase TrmO, with the protein MVRLNEIRAGEVAVAPPATVDAGLVFIGRIHTPWIDRLGCPRQGRADGPACRIEVFPPWREALDGVSLYERLEILYWLDRSRRDLVRQSPADDGTTRGTFSLRSPVRPNPIGTSIVHLIRVEDGVVHVRGLDCLDGTPLLDIKPDRTLFTPLAPPQAGDDAVGDA; encoded by the coding sequence ATGGTGCGCCTGAACGAGATCCGGGCCGGCGAGGTCGCGGTGGCACCGCCCGCGACCGTGGATGCGGGGCTCGTCTTCATCGGCCGCATCCATACCCCCTGGATCGACCGGCTCGGCTGCCCGCGCCAGGGCAGGGCCGACGGCCCGGCCTGCCGGATCGAGGTCTTCCCGCCCTGGCGCGAGGCCCTCGACGGCGTCTCGCTCTACGAGCGTCTCGAGATCCTGTACTGGCTCGACCGGTCGCGGCGCGACCTCGTGCGCCAGAGCCCGGCCGACGACGGCACCACGCGCGGCACCTTCTCCCTGCGTTCGCCGGTGCGACCGAACCCGATCGGCACCAGCATCGTCCACCTGATCCGGGTCGAGGACGGGGTCGTCCACGTGCGCGGGCTCGACTGCCTCGACGGCACGCCGCTCCTCGACATCAAGCCCGACCGCACCCTGTTCACGCCCCTGGCGCCGCCCCAGGCGGGGGATGACGCGGTCGGCGACGCGTGA
- a CDS encoding SDR family oxidoreductase — MKSERVAIVTAGGSGMGAAAARKLAADGFKVAILSSSGKGEALAEALGGVGVTGSNRSVEDLTRLVERAMERWDRVDVLVNSAGHGPKGPLLDLTDEDWTRGMEVYFLNVVRPTRLVTPIMQRQGGGAIINISTFAAFEPEQAFPTSGVFRSGLAAFTKLFSDRYAPDNIRMNNVLPGFIDSLPEKPGIRERIPLGRYGREGEIAAVVSFLASDGAGYITGQNLRVDGGITRSV; from the coding sequence ATGAAGAGCGAACGCGTCGCCATCGTCACCGCCGGCGGCAGCGGCATGGGGGCCGCGGCCGCCCGCAAGCTGGCGGCGGACGGATTCAAGGTCGCGATCCTGTCCTCGTCGGGCAAGGGCGAGGCCCTGGCCGAGGCTCTCGGCGGAGTCGGGGTGACGGGCTCGAACCGCTCGGTCGAGGACCTGACCCGCCTCGTCGAGCGCGCCATGGAACGCTGGGACCGGGTCGACGTGCTCGTCAACAGCGCCGGCCACGGGCCGAAGGGCCCGCTCCTCGACCTCACCGACGAGGACTGGACCCGCGGGATGGAGGTCTACTTCCTCAACGTGGTGCGGCCGACCCGCCTCGTGACGCCGATCATGCAGCGCCAGGGCGGGGGTGCGATCATCAACATCTCGACCTTCGCGGCCTTCGAGCCCGAGCAGGCCTTCCCGACCTCGGGAGTGTTCCGCTCGGGGCTCGCCGCCTTCACCAAGCTCTTCTCCGACCGCTACGCCCCCGACAACATCCGCATGAACAACGTCCTGCCGGGCTTCATCGACAGCCTGCCGGAGAAGCCGGGCATCCGCGAGCGCATCCCGCTCGGCCGCTACGGGCGGGAGGGCGAGATCGCCGCCGTGGTCTCGTTCCTCGCCTCGGACGGGGCGGGCTACATCACCGGGCAGAACCTCCGGGTGGATGGCGGGATCACCCGGTCGGTGTAG
- the xoxF5 gene encoding lanthanide-dependent methanol dehydrogenase XoxF5, producing the protein MRAVHLLALGAGILGVTPALANDDVLKRSANPAEQVLQTVDYANTRYSKLDQINTGNVNKLQVAWTFSTGVLRGHEGSPLVVGDVMFVHTPFPNIVYALDLNQEGKILWKYEPKQDPNVIPVMCCDTVNRGLAYADGAIFLHQADTTIVSLDAKTGKVNWSVQNGDPKIGETNTATVMPVKDKLIVGISGAEYGIRGHITAYDLKTGKQAWRAYNVGPDAEMKIDPEKTTELGKPVGKDSSIKTWEGDQWKTGGASTWGWYSYDPKLNLVYYGTGNPSTWNPKQRPGDNKWSMTIFARDADTGVAKWVYQMTPHDEWDYDGINEMILTDQKVGDKERPLLTHFDRNGFGYTLDRATGELLVAEKYDPAVNWATKVDQDKSSKTYGRPLVVAKYSTDQNGEDTNSKGICPAALGSKDQQPAAFSPKTNLFYVPTNHVCMDYEPFRVSYTPGQPYVGATLSMYPAPNSHGGMGNFIAWDNVAGKIKWSVPEQFSVWSGALATAGDVVFYGTLEGYLKAVDAKSGKELYKFKTPSGIIGNVMTYQHKGKQQIAVLSGVGGWAGIGLAAGLTDPNAGLGAVGGYAALSSYTNLGGQLTVFTLPN; encoded by the coding sequence ATGAGAGCGGTTCATCTTCTTGCGCTGGGCGCGGGCATTCTCGGCGTCACCCCGGCGCTGGCCAACGACGACGTGCTGAAGCGCTCGGCCAATCCGGCCGAGCAGGTCCTTCAGACGGTCGACTACGCCAACACCCGCTATTCCAAGCTCGACCAGATCAACACCGGCAACGTCAACAAGCTGCAGGTGGCCTGGACGTTCTCGACCGGCGTGCTGCGCGGCCACGAGGGCTCGCCGCTGGTCGTCGGCGACGTGATGTTCGTGCACACGCCGTTCCCGAACATCGTCTACGCGCTCGACCTCAACCAGGAGGGCAAGATCCTCTGGAAGTACGAGCCGAAGCAGGATCCCAACGTCATCCCGGTGATGTGCTGCGACACGGTGAACCGTGGCCTGGCCTATGCCGACGGCGCGATCTTCCTGCACCAGGCCGACACCACCATCGTGTCGCTCGACGCCAAGACCGGCAAGGTCAACTGGTCGGTGCAGAACGGCGATCCGAAGATCGGCGAGACCAACACCGCCACCGTGATGCCGGTGAAGGACAAGCTGATCGTCGGCATCTCGGGCGCCGAGTACGGCATCCGCGGCCACATCACCGCCTACGACCTCAAGACCGGCAAGCAGGCCTGGCGCGCCTACAACGTCGGCCCCGACGCCGAGATGAAGATCGACCCGGAGAAGACCACCGAGCTCGGCAAGCCGGTCGGCAAGGACTCGTCGATCAAGACCTGGGAAGGCGACCAGTGGAAGACCGGCGGCGCCTCGACCTGGGGCTGGTACTCCTACGACCCGAAGCTGAACCTGGTCTATTACGGCACCGGCAACCCCTCGACCTGGAACCCGAAGCAGCGCCCGGGCGACAACAAGTGGTCGATGACGATCTTCGCCCGTGACGCCGATACCGGCGTGGCGAAGTGGGTCTACCAGATGACCCCGCACGACGAGTGGGACTACGACGGCATCAACGAGATGATCCTCACGGATCAGAAGGTCGGCGACAAGGAGCGGCCGCTCCTGACCCACTTCGACCGTAACGGCTTCGGCTACACCCTCGACCGCGCCACCGGCGAGCTGCTCGTCGCCGAGAAGTACGATCCGGCGGTGAACTGGGCCACCAAGGTCGATCAGGACAAGTCCTCGAAGACCTACGGCCGTCCGCTCGTCGTCGCCAAGTACTCGACCGACCAGAACGGCGAGGACACCAACTCGAAGGGCATCTGCCCGGCGGCGCTGGGCTCCAAGGACCAGCAGCCGGCGGCCTTCTCGCCCAAGACCAACCTGTTCTACGTGCCGACCAACCACGTCTGCATGGACTACGAGCCGTTCCGGGTGAGCTACACCCCGGGCCAGCCCTATGTCGGTGCGACCCTGTCGATGTACCCGGCGCCCAACAGCCACGGCGGCATGGGCAACTTCATCGCCTGGGACAACGTGGCCGGCAAGATCAAGTGGTCGGTGCCCGAGCAGTTCTCGGTGTGGTCGGGCGCTCTCGCCACCGCCGGCGACGTGGTGTTCTACGGCACGCTCGAGGGTTACCTGAAGGCGGTCGACGCCAAGTCGGGCAAGGAGCTCTACAAGTTCAAGACCCCGTCGGGCATCATCGGCAACGTGATGACCTACCAGCACAAGGGCAAGCAGCAGATCGCCGTCCTGTCGGGCGTCGGCGGCTGGGCGGGCATCGGCCTGGCGGCCGGCCTGACCGACCCGAATGCCGGCCTCGGCGCGGTCGGCGGCTACGCCGCCCTGTCGAGCTACACCAACCTCGGCGGCCAGCTGACCGTCTTCACCCTGCCGAACTGA
- a CDS encoding PQQ-dependent catabolism-associated CXXCW motif protein encodes MRRSAAALLLVVASCAAQAAPPEPDGYRQEDFRSPTPAALHGAETVSTGEAERLWRAGVAFVDVLPRPPRPATLPPGTIWRDAPHDSIPRAHWLPNTGFGALAPQTEAYFRSGLAAATGGDRDRPVVLFCQRHCWMSWNAAKRALALGYRRVRWYPDGTDGWAEAGLPLERASPAAP; translated from the coding sequence GTGAGGCGGAGCGCCGCGGCGCTGCTGCTGGTCGTGGCGTCCTGCGCGGCCCAGGCGGCTCCGCCCGAGCCCGACGGGTACCGCCAGGAGGACTTCCGGAGCCCGACGCCCGCGGCCCTGCACGGTGCCGAGACCGTGAGCACGGGCGAGGCCGAGCGGTTGTGGCGGGCGGGCGTCGCCTTCGTCGACGTGCTGCCGCGCCCGCCCCGCCCGGCCACCCTGCCGCCCGGCACGATCTGGCGCGACGCTCCCCACGACAGCATCCCGCGCGCCCATTGGCTGCCCAATACCGGCTTCGGCGCGCTGGCGCCGCAGACCGAGGCGTATTTTCGCAGCGGCCTCGCGGCGGCGACCGGGGGCGACCGCGACAGGCCCGTGGTTCTGTTCTGCCAGCGGCACTGCTGGATGTCGTGGAACGCCGCCAAGCGCGCCCTCGCCCTCGGGTACCGCCGCGTCCGCTGGTACCCGGACGGCACCGACGGCTGGGCCGAGGCCGGCCTGCCCCTCGAACGGGCGAGCCCGGCCGCACCGTGA